One Labilithrix sp. DNA window includes the following coding sequences:
- the aspS gene encoding aspartate--tRNA ligase: protein MARFIDDLKRTHRCGDLRASDEGKEVVLFGWVASYRDHGGCVFVDLRDREGVTQLVFDKSAVILFEKKLVEKNDANVALAEKTYEAASAVRSEWVIGVHGYVVGRGSNKNPKIATGEIEVHVVEMTVFNKADTPPFEIADQIDTGEEKRLQYRYLDLRRAPLQKTLRVRHRINQTVRRYFDGQGFLELETPFMVKYTPGGARNFLVPSRMNAGKFYALAESPQLFKQLYMCAGFDRYFQIVKCFRDEALRLDRQPEFTQIDVEMSFVNQDDIFKVMEGMIFAVWKETLGVDLHAQYPSGRFPQMPFEESMSKYGNDKPDLRFDLPHTDITGLVVDHAGGGVPFFKDIAEKFTSGQYRRDLPTEIFKAMRIPAEHAGKLSRAELDKLEDFVKGMGAKGLARAKIGAGGEWTQSPLAKSITNELRDAINEATGATDGDLVFFQFGKESTVQTVMANLRVHLAKKFGLIPEYGHGNKFNLLWVVNPPLFEYDDDTKKWAAAHHAFTRPHDAHVDLIEKDPGKVLCWRYDLVLNGFEIGGGSIRLHDPDVQAKVFRALGIDNEEAKQKFGFLLDALRYGAPPHGGIAIGMDRLAMLLSGAESLRDVIPFPKTQKGQDLMTDAPNKVEPEQLRELHVRIVEPPT from the coding sequence TTGGCACGCTTCATCGACGACCTGAAACGCACCCATCGCTGCGGCGATCTCCGCGCGAGCGACGAAGGCAAAGAGGTCGTCCTCTTCGGCTGGGTCGCGAGCTACCGCGACCACGGAGGCTGCGTCTTCGTCGACCTGCGCGACCGCGAGGGCGTGACCCAGCTCGTCTTCGACAAGAGCGCCGTCATCCTCTTCGAGAAGAAGCTCGTCGAGAAGAACGACGCGAACGTCGCGCTCGCGGAGAAGACCTACGAGGCCGCGTCGGCGGTGCGCTCGGAGTGGGTCATCGGCGTGCACGGCTACGTCGTCGGACGCGGCTCGAACAAGAACCCGAAGATCGCCACCGGCGAGATCGAGGTCCACGTCGTCGAGATGACGGTGTTCAACAAGGCCGACACGCCGCCGTTCGAGATCGCCGACCAGATCGACACCGGCGAGGAGAAGCGCCTCCAGTACCGCTACCTCGATCTCCGCCGCGCCCCGCTCCAGAAGACGCTCCGCGTTCGCCACCGCATCAACCAGACCGTGCGGCGGTACTTCGACGGGCAGGGCTTCCTCGAGCTCGAGACGCCGTTCATGGTGAAGTACACGCCCGGCGGCGCGCGCAACTTCCTCGTCCCCTCGCGCATGAACGCGGGGAAGTTCTACGCGCTCGCGGAGAGCCCGCAGCTCTTCAAGCAGCTCTACATGTGCGCGGGCTTCGACCGCTACTTCCAGATCGTGAAGTGCTTCCGCGACGAAGCGCTCCGCCTCGATCGCCAGCCCGAGTTCACCCAGATCGACGTCGAGATGTCGTTCGTGAACCAGGACGACATCTTCAAGGTCATGGAGGGCATGATCTTCGCGGTGTGGAAGGAGACGCTCGGCGTCGACCTCCACGCCCAGTATCCGTCGGGGCGCTTCCCGCAGATGCCGTTCGAAGAGTCGATGTCGAAGTACGGCAACGACAAGCCGGACCTCCGCTTCGACCTCCCGCACACGGACATCACCGGCCTCGTCGTCGACCACGCCGGCGGCGGCGTGCCGTTCTTCAAGGACATCGCGGAGAAGTTCACGAGCGGCCAGTACCGCCGCGACCTCCCGACCGAGATCTTCAAGGCGATGCGCATCCCCGCCGAGCACGCGGGCAAGCTCTCGCGCGCCGAGCTCGACAAGCTCGAGGACTTCGTGAAGGGCATGGGCGCGAAGGGCCTCGCGCGCGCGAAGATCGGCGCGGGCGGGGAGTGGACGCAGTCGCCGCTCGCGAAGTCGATCACGAACGAGCTCCGCGACGCGATCAACGAGGCGACCGGCGCGACCGACGGCGACCTCGTCTTCTTCCAGTTCGGCAAGGAGTCCACCGTCCAGACGGTGATGGCGAACCTGCGCGTCCACCTCGCGAAGAAGTTCGGGCTCATCCCGGAGTATGGCCACGGCAACAAGTTCAACCTGCTCTGGGTCGTGAACCCGCCGCTCTTCGAGTACGACGACGACACGAAGAAGTGGGCCGCGGCGCACCACGCGTTCACGCGCCCGCACGACGCGCACGTCGACCTCATCGAGAAGGATCCGGGCAAGGTGCTGTGCTGGCGCTACGACCTCGTCCTCAACGGCTTCGAGATCGGCGGCGGCTCGATCCGCCTCCACGATCCCGACGTCCAGGCGAAGGTCTTCCGCGCGCTCGGCATCGACAACGAGGAGGCGAAGCAGAAGTTCGGCTTCCTCCTCGACGCCCTCCGCTACGGCGCGCCCCCGCACGGCGGCATCGCGATCGGGATGGACCGCCTCGCGATGCTCCTCTCCGGCGCCGAGTCGCTCCGCGACGTCATCCCCTTCCCGAAGACGCAGAAGGGCCAGGACCTCATGACCGACGCGCCGAACAAGGTCGAGCCGGAGCAGCTCCGCGAGCTCCACGTCCGCATCGTCGAGCCGCCGACCTGA